Proteins encoded within one genomic window of Marinobacter halotolerans:
- the rpoS gene encoding RNA polymerase sigma factor RpoS, with product MSSEQEELIIDRVADVEESDDQLLAEDKVDKEEAADAEVAANEDDIPAQGRYFTSQKQLDATQLYLNEIGFSPLLTPEEEVYFARLARKGQESGRKRMIESNLRLVVKIARRYVNRGLTLLDLIEEGNLGLIRAVEKFDPERGFRFSTYATWWIRQTIERAIMNQTRTIRLPIHVVKELNLYLRAARELTQKLDHEPSAEEIAQMVDKPVADVKRMLGLNERVASMDTPIGSGGEKSLLDTVADEGASDPADLLQDNNMCSCVEKWIDQLSDKQQEVLSRRFGLRGYPISTLEEVGQEIGLTRERVRQIQVEALRRLREILEKEGLSGTMLFK from the coding sequence ATGTCATCAGAGCAGGAAGAACTCATCATTGATCGCGTGGCCGACGTAGAAGAGTCAGACGATCAGCTGTTAGCAGAAGACAAGGTCGACAAGGAAGAAGCAGCCGATGCAGAGGTTGCTGCCAACGAAGACGATATTCCGGCCCAGGGCCGATACTTCACCAGCCAGAAGCAGCTGGATGCCACTCAGCTTTATCTCAACGAAATCGGATTTTCCCCACTACTGACTCCCGAAGAAGAAGTATATTTCGCGCGCCTTGCCCGCAAAGGACAGGAGTCAGGCCGAAAGCGCATGATCGAGAGTAACCTTCGTCTGGTGGTCAAGATTGCCCGCCGTTACGTGAATCGGGGGCTGACTCTACTTGATCTGATTGAAGAGGGTAATCTGGGCCTCATCCGGGCCGTTGAAAAGTTCGACCCCGAGCGTGGCTTCCGATTCTCTACCTACGCGACCTGGTGGATCCGTCAGACTATTGAGCGGGCCATTATGAATCAGACCCGCACTATCCGGTTGCCGATTCACGTGGTCAAGGAATTGAATCTTTACCTTCGCGCAGCGCGCGAGCTAACCCAGAAACTCGATCACGAGCCGTCGGCGGAAGAAATCGCCCAGATGGTAGACAAGCCCGTAGCCGACGTTAAGCGTATGTTGGGGCTGAATGAGCGCGTTGCCTCCATGGATACGCCAATCGGAAGCGGCGGTGAAAAATCATTACTGGACACGGTTGCTGATGAGGGCGCGTCTGATCCGGCTGATCTGCTGCAGGACAACAACATGTGTTCCTGCGTCGAAAAGTGGATTGACCAGCTCAGCGACAAGCAGCAGGAAGTGCTGTCCCGCCGGTTTGGCCTGCGTGGATACCCCATCAGTACGCTGGAAGAAGTAGGTCAGGAGATCGGTCTTACCCGGGAACGGGTTCGCCAGATTCAGGTTGAGGCTCTGCGCCGCCTTCGTGAAATTCTGGAGAAAGAGGGCCTGTCCGGCACTATGCTGTTCAAATAG
- a CDS encoding peptidoglycan DD-metalloendopeptidase family protein: MGALVATFGLVGCNTNSIHQDDRYNPPVYWGRHVVERGETLYSIAWRYGRDYRELGDANNIPPPYNLEAGQVLRLDQRGSVSSTSRSSTQAAPARQPSSKSSKPTRTKASPVPKPASPPSSTDHGSQTVAAINWRWPHVGTVIAAYSTSGMINKGIDIAGNPGDSVRAAASGNVVYAGDGLLGYGNLIIVNHNKQYLSAYAHNRKILVREGEDVAAGQIIAELGSSGTSRPKLHFEIRKNGKPVDPMPYLPPR, encoded by the coding sequence ATGGGGGCTCTGGTCGCCACCTTTGGTCTGGTTGGCTGCAACACAAATTCTATCCATCAGGACGATCGTTATAATCCCCCCGTCTATTGGGGACGCCATGTTGTCGAGCGTGGCGAAACCCTCTACAGCATTGCCTGGCGCTATGGCCGCGACTATCGGGAACTGGGCGATGCCAATAATATTCCGCCGCCCTACAATCTTGAAGCCGGACAGGTATTGCGTCTGGATCAGCGTGGCAGTGTGTCGTCGACGTCCCGATCCTCAACGCAGGCGGCCCCGGCCAGACAGCCTTCGTCCAAGTCGTCCAAGCCAACCAGGACGAAGGCGTCTCCTGTCCCGAAGCCTGCCAGTCCACCCAGTTCCACCGATCATGGAAGTCAGACAGTCGCCGCTATCAACTGGCGCTGGCCACACGTTGGCACCGTAATTGCAGCATATTCTACGTCCGGAATGATCAACAAAGGTATTGATATTGCAGGGAATCCGGGCGACTCTGTTCGTGCAGCAGCAAGCGGAAATGTGGTGTACGCAGGGGACGGTCTGCTCGGTTATGGCAATCTGATCATCGTCAACCACAACAAGCAATACCTTAGTGCCTATGCCCATAATCGCAAGATACTGGTAAGAGAAGGGGAGGATGTAGCAGCCGGGCAGATCATCGCCGAGCTGGGAAGTAGCGGGACAAGTCGGCCAAAACTGCATTTCGAGATCAGGAAAAACGGCAAACCCGTGGATCCGATGCCGTACCTTCCGCCCAGATAG
- a CDS encoding DUF368 domain-containing protein, producing the protein MGAADIVPGVSGGTIAFITGIYFRLLQAISGAPEAVASHLIKGHFRAFWRACDGTFLLCLLAGILASVVTLASAISFALTEYPIQIWSFFFGLIVASVWHVSRQIQSLQVNLIAPFVAGAVFAWWVTTLTGVPLQPSWIMFFGAGALAICAMILPGISGSFILVILGMYAPVLEAIRAPEIAVLAIFASGCLVGLLSVARVITWAFSRFHDPVLAVLIGFMVGSLNKVWPWKQTLSWRTNSSGEQVPMNEASASPFSYADLSGQDPQILMACAFAAMGFLLVIGIEWGGKRRDI; encoded by the coding sequence ATGGGTGCGGCCGATATCGTACCCGGAGTATCTGGCGGAACCATCGCATTCATTACGGGCATATATTTCCGTCTGTTGCAGGCCATCAGCGGGGCTCCCGAGGCCGTGGCAAGTCACCTTATCAAAGGGCATTTTCGGGCTTTCTGGCGCGCCTGTGACGGTACCTTCCTGCTTTGCCTGCTGGCAGGCATTCTTGCCAGTGTGGTTACCCTGGCCTCGGCCATCAGCTTTGCCCTGACCGAGTATCCGATCCAGATCTGGAGCTTTTTCTTCGGTCTGATTGTCGCCTCTGTCTGGCATGTCAGCCGCCAGATTCAGTCTTTGCAAGTGAATCTGATCGCTCCTTTCGTTGCTGGTGCCGTCTTCGCCTGGTGGGTAACCACCCTGACGGGTGTACCGCTGCAACCCTCTTGGATCATGTTTTTCGGAGCGGGCGCGCTGGCAATCTGCGCCATGATACTTCCCGGCATTTCAGGCTCGTTCATACTGGTGATCCTGGGCATGTACGCACCAGTCCTCGAAGCGATCCGGGCCCCGGAGATTGCGGTCCTGGCCATTTTTGCATCGGGCTGTCTGGTAGGGCTGCTCTCAGTGGCGCGTGTGATTACCTGGGCATTTTCCCGTTTCCACGATCCGGTGCTGGCGGTGCTAATTGGTTTCATGGTTGGATCCCTCAACAAAGTGTGGCCGTGGAAACAGACGCTGAGTTGGCGAACGAACAGTTCGGGCGAGCAGGTTCCGATGAATGAGGCCAGTGCTAGCCCTTTCAGCTATGCTGATCTGAGTGGACAGGATCCCCAGATCCTGATGGCCTGCGCATTCGCTGCAATGGGATTTCTGTTGGTGATCGGTATCGAATGGGGGGGAAAAAGACGGGATATCTGA
- a CDS encoding protein-L-isoaspartate(D-aspartate) O-methyltransferase — translation MATELDGIGMTSRRTRMRLIQRLRESGIVDEQVLTAMANVPRHIFLDEALAHRSYEDTALPIGYSQTLSQPYIVARMTEVLMRHKPTRVLELGTGSGYQTAILAGLVDQVFSVERIKPLQDRARDRMRTLGLQNVLMKHADGGMGWPEKGPFDGIMVTAAPREVPEELKSQLADGGVMVVPIGEHTQMLTEIVRQGNEFKVNEVEPVRFVPLQAGVIR, via the coding sequence ATGGCCACAGAACTGGATGGCATCGGAATGACCTCCCGCCGCACACGCATGCGCCTTATTCAGAGACTACGGGAATCCGGTATTGTCGATGAGCAGGTGCTCACCGCCATGGCCAATGTGCCCCGGCATATATTTCTGGATGAGGCGCTGGCTCATCGGTCCTATGAGGATACCGCCCTGCCCATCGGTTACAGTCAGACTCTGTCACAGCCCTACATTGTGGCCCGGATGACGGAAGTGCTGATGAGGCACAAGCCTACACGGGTGCTTGAACTGGGCACCGGTTCGGGCTATCAGACAGCGATTCTTGCTGGTCTTGTCGATCAGGTGTTCAGTGTTGAACGCATCAAACCGTTGCAGGATCGCGCCCGGGACCGGATGAGAACGCTAGGGCTGCAAAATGTGCTTATGAAGCACGCCGATGGTGGCATGGGCTGGCCGGAAAAAGGGCCGTTTGACGGCATCATGGTGACGGCAGCACCCAGGGAAGTGCCGGAAGAGCTCAAGTCCCAGTTGGCCGACGGCGGCGTGATGGTGGTACCGATCGGCGAGCACACCCAAATGCTGACGGAAATCGTCCGTCAGGGCAACGAGTTCAAGGTAAACGAGGTCGAACCGGTACGCTTTGTTCCATTGCAGGCGGGTGTGATTCGTTGA
- the surE gene encoding 5'/3'-nucleotidase SurE has protein sequence MRILLSNDDGVHSPGLKALYDGLEGLGELSVVAPDRDHSGASNALTLNRPLTVENHPGGFRSVDGTPTDCVHLAVNGLFEQPFDRVVSGINTHANLGDDIIYSGTVAAATEGRHLGLPAIAVSLVNEGHFHYETAARVIRVLLEGTAPMTLGPRCILNVNVPDLPWEALAGFRVTRLGHRGRAEGAVPMTCPRGKARYWIGAAGKGSDAGEGTDFQAVRDHFVSITPVHVDMTRHEALPSLQDWVERLNHGVEGEGSR, from the coding sequence GTGCGAATTCTGTTGTCCAATGATGACGGTGTACATTCGCCCGGCCTGAAAGCCCTATACGACGGGCTTGAAGGGTTGGGCGAGCTGAGTGTGGTGGCACCGGACCGGGACCACAGTGGCGCCAGCAATGCGCTCACGCTTAACCGGCCGCTGACGGTCGAGAATCACCCAGGCGGGTTTCGGTCGGTGGATGGAACCCCGACCGACTGTGTTCACCTGGCGGTCAACGGCTTATTTGAACAGCCCTTTGATCGGGTGGTTTCAGGCATCAATACCCACGCCAACCTCGGTGACGACATTATCTACTCGGGTACAGTGGCGGCCGCGACCGAAGGCCGTCACCTGGGGCTTCCGGCCATTGCGGTGTCGCTGGTCAATGAGGGCCATTTCCACTATGAAACCGCCGCCCGGGTCATCCGGGTGCTGCTGGAAGGCACCGCTCCCATGACTCTGGGGCCGCGCTGCATCCTTAACGTGAATGTACCGGACCTACCCTGGGAGGCGCTGGCCGGTTTCCGTGTTACCCGTCTGGGCCACCGTGGCCGTGCCGAGGGAGCCGTGCCCATGACCTGCCCAAGAGGCAAGGCACGCTACTGGATAGGTGCTGCGGGTAAGGGCAGTGATGCCGGTGAAGGCACGGACTTTCAGGCGGTGCGGGACCATTTCGTGAGCATTACCCCGGTGCATGTGGATATGACCCGCCACGAGGCGCTTCCCTCCCTCCAGGATTGGGTGGAGCGCCTGAATCACGGGGTGGAAGGTGAGGGGAGTCGTTAA
- the truD gene encoding tRNA pseudouridine(13) synthase TruD: MTDSAHTPAASFASESVGQQRWQLDWPTSAGSRAAQAVLKESPADFVVDEQLDVSNCTGGEHLYLRIEKVGDNTEFVARQLAAMAGCRHFDVGFCGLKDRHAVTRQWFSVYRPGLEVEDKELIERIAETWRVLDSCRGQKKLRRSDHQGNAFQITLTGVSGQKPAIDDSLERLRRDGCPNYFGPQRFGHQGGNLDQAIAMDPARMISGRGRNGRKRKRGRSSSGGDESKNVLYFSAARSWLFNQVLAHRVEAGNWQSILEGEPGLPGEPEPVVTGPMWGDGGTQADSVQGELERAVVSGAPEVEAVFALTRMKPERRLLVLRPQTMQWQWLDTDRLLISFGLSPGQYATTLLGDVFDLVVSGGDCANSVVQ; this comes from the coding sequence GTGACTGACAGTGCGCACACTCCCGCAGCGTCTTTTGCTTCTGAAAGCGTAGGTCAGCAACGCTGGCAGTTGGACTGGCCCACCTCAGCCGGCAGTCGCGCGGCCCAGGCGGTGCTGAAGGAAAGTCCCGCCGATTTTGTGGTGGATGAACAACTGGACGTATCAAACTGCACTGGCGGCGAACATCTGTACCTGCGAATCGAGAAAGTCGGCGACAACACCGAGTTCGTCGCCAGGCAGCTTGCGGCAATGGCCGGGTGTCGGCATTTTGATGTTGGGTTTTGCGGTCTGAAGGATCGCCACGCGGTTACCCGTCAATGGTTCAGTGTTTACCGGCCTGGCCTTGAGGTCGAGGACAAAGAGCTGATTGAGCGAATCGCTGAAACCTGGCGTGTGCTCGACTCGTGCCGGGGCCAGAAGAAACTCCGACGGTCGGATCATCAGGGCAATGCCTTCCAAATCACCCTGACCGGCGTCAGCGGACAGAAGCCGGCTATTGACGATTCGCTGGAAAGGTTACGCAGAGACGGTTGTCCCAACTACTTCGGTCCCCAGCGGTTTGGTCATCAGGGTGGCAATCTCGACCAGGCAATCGCCATGGATCCGGCCAGAATGATCAGCGGTCGTGGCCGAAATGGCAGAAAACGAAAGCGCGGCCGGTCTTCCTCTGGCGGTGACGAGTCGAAAAACGTATTGTATTTTTCGGCGGCCCGTTCCTGGCTGTTCAACCAGGTGCTCGCCCATCGGGTTGAAGCGGGGAACTGGCAGAGTATTCTTGAGGGTGAGCCGGGGTTGCCTGGCGAGCCGGAACCGGTGGTGACAGGCCCAATGTGGGGCGACGGTGGCACTCAGGCCGATTCGGTTCAGGGCGAGCTTGAACGGGCGGTGGTGTCCGGGGCTCCAGAGGTTGAAGCAGTGTTTGCCTTGACCCGCATGAAGCCGGAACGCCGGCTGCTGGTTCTCAGGCCGCAAACGATGCAGTGGCAGTGGCTGGATACGGACCGGTTGCTGATCTCATTTGGTTTATCTCCCGGGCAGTACGCAACAACACTGCTCGGTGATGTGTTTGATCTGGTAGTAAGTGGAGGCGATTGTGCGAATTCTGTTGTCCAATGA
- the ispF gene encoding 2-C-methyl-D-erythritol 2,4-cyclodiphosphate synthase, which yields MRIGQGFDVHAFCEGDHVILGGVTIPFEKGIKAHSDGDVLLHALADALLGAVALGDIGHFFPDTSDEWAGADSRDLLRRVMERVREEGFRPVNVDATIIAQAPKMAPHIQTMRLNIAEDLNLPANRVSVKATTSERLGFTGRGEGIACQAVCLLEPETL from the coding sequence ATGCGAATCGGGCAGGGCTTTGATGTCCACGCGTTCTGTGAAGGTGATCATGTGATTCTCGGCGGCGTCACCATCCCATTTGAGAAAGGCATCAAGGCGCATTCCGATGGGGATGTCCTGCTACACGCCCTTGCGGATGCTCTGCTTGGTGCGGTTGCGCTGGGGGACATCGGCCACTTTTTCCCCGATACCAGTGATGAATGGGCCGGGGCGGACAGCCGCGACCTGCTCAGACGGGTAATGGAGCGGGTTCGGGAAGAGGGATTCCGTCCGGTCAACGTGGATGCCACCATTATTGCTCAGGCGCCAAAGATGGCCCCGCACATCCAGACCATGCGTCTGAATATTGCCGAGGACCTCAATCTCCCGGCTAATCGTGTCAGTGTAAAAGCCACCACCAGCGAACGGCTGGGTTTTACCGGCCGGGGCGAAGGCATTGCCTGCCAGGCGGTCTGTCTGCTTGAGCCGGAAACCCTGTGA
- the ispD gene encoding 2-C-methyl-D-erythritol 4-phosphate cytidylyltransferase — MTTPKLWLVIPAAGSGQRMGSDRPKQYLLLRGRLILDRAIASVLDNADLAGCVVAISADDPHWQETEASRDPRVHHCIGGQLRADSVIAGLQWLEGQAGPDDWVLVHDAARPCLHPGDLARLIRELTDHKVGGLLAAPVTDTLKKSVTGSDEVLETVDRRELWRALTPQMFRYGILKSALQDAAAENRSVTDESSAVEQAGFFPCIVEGRPDNIKVTVPADLALADFVLSRF, encoded by the coding sequence ATGACCACTCCAAAACTCTGGCTCGTCATTCCCGCCGCTGGCTCAGGTCAGAGAATGGGGTCGGACCGGCCCAAACAATATCTGTTGCTGCGTGGTCGTCTGATCCTGGATCGGGCAATAGCCTCTGTGCTCGACAATGCCGACTTGGCGGGCTGTGTTGTCGCGATCAGCGCGGACGACCCCCATTGGCAAGAGACGGAGGCCAGCCGTGATCCCCGTGTTCACCACTGTATTGGCGGGCAGCTGCGAGCAGACTCGGTAATTGCCGGCCTTCAGTGGCTGGAAGGACAGGCGGGCCCGGATGACTGGGTACTGGTGCACGACGCGGCCCGACCATGCCTGCATCCGGGGGACCTGGCGCGCCTGATTCGCGAGCTTACGGACCATAAAGTTGGCGGTTTGCTGGCGGCCCCGGTCACCGATACCCTCAAAAAGTCCGTAACCGGCTCTGACGAGGTACTGGAAACCGTTGATCGCCGGGAGCTCTGGCGGGCATTGACGCCGCAGATGTTCCGTTATGGCATTCTCAAATCCGCTCTGCAGGATGCTGCTGCGGAGAATCGGTCCGTGACCGACGAATCCTCTGCCGTTGAACAGGCCGGTTTTTTCCCCTGTATTGTGGAAGGCCGTCCCGATAACATTAAGGTGACGGTCCCCGCAGATCTGGCGCTGGCGGACTTTGTGCTTAGCCGTTTCTGA
- a CDS encoding septum formation initiator family protein: protein MKLLWSIMVLLIILLQVRLWVGEGSFAQVWSLEDAIAEQRAENSDLALRNERLFAEVKNLRGRQDALEERARMNLGLIREDETFFLVVEK from the coding sequence ATGAAGTTGCTCTGGTCCATCATGGTTTTGCTGATCATTCTGCTACAGGTTCGCCTGTGGGTAGGTGAGGGCAGTTTTGCGCAGGTGTGGAGTCTTGAAGACGCCATCGCCGAGCAGCGTGCGGAGAACTCCGATCTGGCATTGCGCAATGAGCGGCTGTTTGCAGAAGTGAAGAATCTCCGCGGTCGCCAGGACGCACTGGAAGAAAGGGCCCGCATGAATCTCGGGTTGATCCGCGAGGACGAAACCTTCTTTCTCGTCGTAGAAAAATGA
- the eno gene encoding phosphopyruvate hydratase, translating into MTKIANIKAREVLDSRGNPTVEADVILENGTIGSACAPSGASTGSREALELRDGDTSRYLGKGVLKAVEAVNTRIRDALIGKDAADQRELDQIMLDLDGTENKANLGANAILAVSLAAAKAAAISLGKPLYAHIADLNGTPGKYSMPVPMMNILNGGEHADNNVDIQEFMVQPVATTTFAEGLRVGAEIFHSLKKVLKAQGLNTAVGDEGGFAPDLPSNEAALAVIQEAVEKAGYKLGTDVTLALDCASSEFYKDGQYQLSGEGKSFDSEGFADYLAGLCERYPIVSIEDGMDESDWDGWKVLTDKVGSKVQLVGDDLFVTNTKILKDGIEKGVGNSILIKFNQIGSLSETLDAIKMAQDAGYTAVISHRSGETEDTTIADLAVATCAGQIKTGSLCRSDRVAKYNQLLRIEEVLGASAPYRGLSEIKGQ; encoded by the coding sequence ATGACCAAGATTGCCAATATCAAAGCGCGGGAAGTGCTGGATTCCCGAGGTAACCCTACGGTTGAAGCCGACGTGATCCTCGAAAACGGCACAATCGGGAGCGCTTGTGCGCCATCCGGAGCCTCCACCGGCTCACGTGAAGCGTTAGAGCTGCGTGATGGTGACACTTCGCGCTACCTTGGCAAGGGTGTTCTAAAAGCCGTTGAAGCGGTGAACACGCGTATTCGTGATGCTCTTATCGGCAAAGATGCGGCCGATCAGCGGGAACTTGATCAGATTATGCTGGATCTGGACGGCACCGAGAACAAGGCCAACCTGGGTGCGAACGCGATTCTGGCGGTTTCACTTGCCGCAGCCAAGGCAGCCGCGATTTCTCTGGGCAAGCCGCTCTATGCACACATTGCTGATCTCAACGGTACGCCGGGCAAGTACAGCATGCCAGTTCCGATGATGAACATTCTCAATGGTGGCGAGCATGCGGACAACAACGTCGATATCCAGGAATTCATGGTTCAGCCGGTTGCTACCACGACGTTTGCGGAAGGCCTGCGGGTAGGTGCCGAGATTTTCCATAGCCTGAAGAAAGTTCTGAAAGCCCAGGGCCTGAATACCGCTGTGGGCGATGAAGGCGGTTTTGCACCGGACCTGCCGTCCAACGAAGCCGCTCTGGCGGTCATTCAGGAAGCGGTCGAGAAGGCCGGTTACAAGCTGGGTACCGATGTTACCCTGGCGCTGGACTGTGCGTCGTCTGAATTTTACAAAGACGGGCAGTATCAGCTGTCTGGCGAGGGCAAGAGTTTTGATTCGGAAGGCTTTGCCGATTATCTGGCGGGCCTGTGCGAGCGTTATCCCATCGTCTCTATTGAAGACGGCATGGATGAAAGCGACTGGGACGGCTGGAAGGTGCTGACGGATAAAGTCGGCAGCAAGGTTCAGCTGGTGGGTGACGACCTGTTCGTGACCAACACCAAAATCCTGAAAGACGGTATCGAGAAGGGCGTTGGTAATTCCATTCTGATCAAGTTCAACCAGATCGGCAGCCTGAGCGAAACCCTCGACGCCATTAAAATGGCCCAGGATGCGGGTTACACCGCGGTGATTTCTCATCGCTCTGGCGAAACCGAGGACACCACCATCGCGGATCTTGCTGTGGCTACCTGCGCCGGGCAGATTAAAACGGGTTCCCTGTGTCGTTCGGACCGTGTTGCCAAGTACAATCAGCTGCTTCGCATTGAAGAGGTACTGGGTGCCAGTGCCCCCTATCGCGGCCTGAGTGAAATCAAGGGCCAATAA
- the kdsA gene encoding 3-deoxy-8-phosphooctulonate synthase, whose protein sequence is MARSMVEVSGIQVANDRPFVLFGGMNVLESRELAFEVADAYVDVCSRLGIPYVFKASFDKANRSSVNSFRGPGLEKGLQILADIKSKYGVPIISDVHEPEQAAPAAEVCDIIQLPAFLSRQTDLVVAMAQTGAVINIKKAQFLAPQEMKHIITKCGEVGNDRIILCERGTSFGYNNLVVDMLGFGIMKQMDVPVMFDVTHSLQMPGGRADSAGGRRAQVTDLALAGMSQGLAGLFLEAHPDPEKAKCDGPCALRLSQLEPFLQRVKAVDDLVKSFKPIDTA, encoded by the coding sequence ATGGCGCGTAGCATGGTGGAGGTGTCCGGTATTCAGGTGGCTAACGATCGGCCCTTTGTGCTGTTCGGCGGCATGAACGTCCTGGAATCACGGGAACTGGCGTTCGAGGTGGCGGACGCCTATGTTGACGTTTGCTCAAGGCTCGGCATTCCCTACGTGTTCAAGGCGTCGTTCGATAAAGCCAATCGGTCGTCGGTTAATTCCTTCCGCGGGCCGGGCCTGGAAAAGGGATTGCAGATACTTGCGGACATCAAGAGCAAGTACGGCGTTCCGATTATTTCTGACGTTCATGAACCCGAGCAGGCCGCGCCTGCGGCGGAAGTGTGCGACATCATCCAGCTGCCGGCGTTTCTGAGCCGTCAGACCGACCTGGTGGTCGCCATGGCTCAGACGGGTGCCGTGATCAACATCAAGAAGGCCCAGTTCCTGGCGCCCCAGGAAATGAAGCACATCATCACCAAGTGCGGTGAAGTCGGTAACGACAGGATTATCCTCTGCGAACGCGGGACCAGCTTTGGCTACAACAATCTTGTGGTGGACATGCTCGGCTTTGGCATCATGAAACAGATGGATGTGCCGGTGATGTTTGACGTTACCCATTCCCTGCAGATGCCCGGCGGCCGTGCGGATTCCGCGGGTGGTCGGCGCGCCCAAGTCACTGATCTTGCGCTGGCGGGTATGTCCCAGGGTCTTGCAGGATTATTCCTGGAAGCCCATCCAGATCCGGAGAAGGCCAAATGCGACGGCCCCTGTGCCCTGCGGCTGAGCCAGCTGGAACCATTCCTGCAGCGGGTAAAAGCCGTAGACGATCTGGTGAAAAGCTTTAAACCTATCGACACCGCCTGA
- a CDS encoding CTP synthase, with amino-acid sequence MTRYIFVTGGVVSSLGKGIASASLAAILEARGLKVTILKLDPYINVDPGTMSPFQHGEVFVTEDGAETDLDLGHYERFIRSPMSRRNNFTTGRVYEEVIRKERRGDYLGGTVQVIPHITDEIKRRVVEGAAGADVALIEIGGTVGDIESLPFLEACRQLKVEVGSRRALFMHLTLVPYIATAGEIKTKPTQHSVKEMRSIGLQPDILLCRSEHEVDASSRRKIALFTNVEERAVIPLQDAKSIYAIPRMLHEFGLDQLVIERFGIDANPADLSEWDAVVESLLNPDGEVTVAMVGKYMELLDAYKSLVESLLHAGIKTRTKVRINYIDSEDIERDGTAALESADAILVPGGFGERGVEGKIRTVQYARENKVPYLGICLGMQVAVIEYARNVAGLKGAHSTEFREHAPEPVVGLITEWLDASGEKEERSGESDLGGTMRLGAQDCVVAEGSTIAGCYGKKTIRERHRHRYEVNNHFLPQLEGAGLRISGRSTDGKLVEVVEVPDHPWFVACQFHPEFTSTPRDGHPLFKGFIEAAVARKKES; translated from the coding sequence ATGACGCGTTATATTTTCGTCACCGGCGGTGTCGTGTCCTCCTTGGGGAAAGGTATCGCATCGGCCTCTCTGGCAGCGATCCTTGAGGCACGCGGCCTGAAGGTCACTATTCTCAAGCTGGACCCGTACATCAACGTGGACCCCGGCACCATGAGCCCGTTCCAGCACGGTGAGGTTTTTGTCACCGAAGACGGCGCGGAAACCGACCTGGACCTGGGGCACTACGAGCGTTTCATCCGCTCCCCCATGTCACGCCGCAATAACTTCACCACCGGCCGGGTGTACGAGGAAGTGATCCGCAAGGAACGCCGGGGCGATTACCTGGGCGGAACCGTGCAGGTCATTCCGCACATTACTGACGAGATCAAGCGCCGTGTTGTTGAAGGTGCGGCCGGGGCCGACGTGGCCCTGATCGAAATCGGCGGTACCGTGGGCGACATCGAATCCCTGCCGTTCCTTGAGGCCTGTCGTCAGTTGAAGGTGGAAGTAGGTTCCCGGCGTGCTCTGTTCATGCACCTGACACTGGTTCCATACATCGCCACCGCGGGCGAAATCAAAACCAAGCCCACACAGCACTCGGTTAAGGAAATGCGTTCCATCGGTCTGCAGCCGGATATTCTGCTGTGCCGGTCCGAGCATGAAGTCGATGCCAGTTCCCGACGCAAGATTGCGCTGTTCACCAACGTGGAAGAGCGTGCGGTTATTCCGCTTCAGGATGCCAAATCCATTTACGCCATTCCGCGCATGCTCCACGAATTCGGCCTGGACCAGCTGGTTATCGAGCGGTTCGGTATAGACGCCAATCCGGCAGACCTGAGCGAATGGGATGCGGTGGTGGAATCGCTGCTGAACCCGGACGGCGAAGTGACCGTGGCCATGGTTGGCAAGTACATGGAGCTGCTGGATGCATACAAGTCTCTGGTGGAATCCCTGCTTCACGCCGGCATAAAAACCCGCACCAAGGTCCGCATCAACTACATCGACTCTGAAGACATTGAGCGGGATGGCACGGCTGCACTGGAAAGCGCTGACGCCATTCTGGTGCCCGGTGGTTTCGGCGAACGCGGCGTGGAAGGCAAGATCCGCACGGTTCAGTACGCCAGGGAAAACAAGGTGCCGTATCTCGGCATCTGCCTGGGCATGCAGGTTGCGGTGATCGAGTATGCCCGCAATGTGGCAGGCCTTAAGGGCGCCCACAGCACCGAATTCCGTGAGCATGCACCTGAGCCGGTTGTGGGTCTGATTACCGAATGGCTGGACGCCAGCGGCGAGAAAGAAGAGCGCTCCGGCGAGTCCGATCTCGGCGGTACCATGCGACTGGGTGCCCAGGATTGTGTGGTTGCCGAGGGTTCTACCATTGCCGGCTGCTATGGCAAGAAAACCATCCGCGAACGCCATCGCCATCGCTATGAAGTAAACAACCATTTCCTGCCCCAGCTCGAAGGCGCCGGTCTGAGAATCTCCGGCCGTTCCACTGATGGCAAACTGGTGGAAGTGGTGGAAGTGCCGGATCACCCCTGGTTTGTAGCCTGTCAGTTCCATCCGGAATTCACGTCCACACCCCGTGATGGCCATCCCTTGTTCAAAGGTTTCATCGAAGCCGCGGTTGCCCGTAAAAAGGAATCCTGA